One stretch of Bombina bombina isolate aBomBom1 chromosome 7, aBomBom1.pri, whole genome shotgun sequence DNA includes these proteins:
- the LOC128666447 gene encoding histone H2A type 1-like, whose protein sequence is MSGRGKQGGKVRAKAKTRSSRASLQFPVGRVHRLLRKGNYAERVGAGAPVYLAAVLEYLTAEILELAGNAARDNKKTRIIPRHLQLAVRNDEELNKLLGGVTIAQGGVLPNIQAVLLPKKTESSKPAKAK, encoded by the coding sequence ATGTCAGGACGAGGCAAACAGGGTGGTAAAGTCCGTGCTAAGGCCAAGACTCGCTCATCTAGAGCCAGTCTGCAGTTTCCAGTTGGCCGTGTGCACAGACTGCTCCGAAAGGGGAATTACGCTGAGCGTGTGGGAGCCGGTGCTCCTGTCTATTTGGCTGCAGTGCTAGAGTACCTCACCGCTGAGATCCTGGAGTTGGCCGGTAACGCTGCCAGGGATAACAAGAAGACCCGCATCATCCCCCGGCACCTGCAGCTCGCTGTGAGGAACGACGAGGAGCTCAACAAGCTGCTTGGTGGTGTCACTATTGCTCAGGGCGGTGTTCTGCCCAACATCCAGGCTGTGCTCCTGCCCAAGAAAACTGAGAGCAGCAAACCGGCCAAGGCCAAGTGA
- the LOC128666445 gene encoding histone H1C-like: protein MAETALVAPPAESAAPAKKQPKKKAAVSGGAKKSRPAKSGPSVSDLIFKAVSASKERSGVSLAALKKALAAEGYDVEKNNSRLKVALKALVSKERLVQLKGSGASGSFKVNKKQLQSQEKSDKKKALPAAKAKSNKAAKPNWKAAKSPKKPKKAPSAAKKSPKKAKKPTGAKVAPAKSPKKPKAAKPKKVAKSTAKKVTKSPAKKAAKPKAKKAAAKK from the coding sequence ATGGCAGAGACCGCGCTAGTTGCACCTCCCGCTGAAAGCGCcgctcctgccaagaagcagccgaaAAAGAAGGCAGCTGTATCAGGTGGAGCCAAGAAAAGCCGTCCTGCAAAGTCCGGTCCTAGCGTGTCCGATCTGATTTTTAAAGCGGTGTCCGCTTCTAAAGAGCGCAGCGGGGTCTCCCTGGCAGCTCTCAAGAAGGCTCTGGCTGCGGAAGGCTACGATGTGGAGAAGAACAACAGCCGCCTCAAGGTGGCTCTCAAAGCCTTGGTGAGTAAGGAGCGGCTCGTTCAGCTTAAAGGCAGCGGGGCCTCTGGCTCGTTCAAGGTGAACAAGAAGCAGCTGCAGAGCCAGGAGAAATCGGACAAGAAAAAGGCGCTGCCGGCAGCAAAGGCCAAATCCAATAAAGCAGCAAAGCCAAATTGGAAAGCGGCCAAGTCCCCCAAGAAGCCCAAAAAGGCTCCATCTGCTGCAAAGAAAAGTCCCAAAAAGGCCAAGAAACCCACAGGCGCCAAGGTTGCCCCTGCAAAAAGCCCGAAGAAGCCTAAAGCCGCCAAGCCCAAGAAGGTAGCAAAGAGCACGGCTAAGAAAGTAACCAAGAGCCCAGCTAAAAAGGCCGCTAAACCCAAAGCCAAGAAGGCGGCTGCTAAAAAGTGA
- the LOC128666451 gene encoding histone H2B type 1-J-like — protein MPEPAKPAPKKGSKKAMTKTQKKDGKKRKRSRKESYAIYVYKVLKQVHPDTGISSKAMGIMNSFVNDIFERIAGEASRLAHYNKRSTITSREIQTAVRLLLPGELAKHAVSEGTKAVTKYTSAK, from the coding sequence atgcctgaaccagccaagccagcgcctaagaagggctccaagaaagcCATGACTAAGACTCAGAAGAAGGATGGGAAGAAGCGGAAGAGGAGCAGGAAGGAAAGCTATGCCATCTACGTGTACAAGGTGCTGAAGCAAGTGCACCCGGACACTGGCATCTCCTCCAAGGCCATGGGCATCATGAACTCCTTTGTTAATGACATTTTCGAGCGAATCGCAGGGGAAGCCTCACGCCTGGCTCACTATAACAAGCGCTCCACTATCACTTCCCGGGAGATCCAGACTGCTGTCCGTCTGCTGTTGCCGGGAGAGCTGGCTAAGCACGCAGTGTCTGAGGGCACCAAGGCCGTGACCAAGTACACCAGCGCCAAGTAA
- the LOC128666453 gene encoding histone H4 — protein sequence MSGRGKGGKGLGKGGAKRHRKVLRDNIQGITKPAIRRLARRGGVKRISGLIYEETRGVLKVFLENVIRDAVTYTEHAKRKTVTAMDVVYALKRQGRTLYGFGG from the coding sequence ATGTCTGGACGCGGTAAAGGAGGCAAAGGACTAGGAAAAGGCGGAGCAAAAAGGCACCGTAAAGTGCTCCGCGATAACATCCAAGGCATTACTAAGCCGGCTATTCGGCGCTTGGCACGTAGGGGAGGTGTCAAGCGAATCTCCGGCCTTATCTACGAGGAGACTCGCGGAGTGCTCAAGGTCTTCCTGGAGAATGTCATCCGAGACGCCGTCACCTACACTGAGCATGCCAAGAGGAAGACCGTAACCGCTATGGATGTGGTGTATGCTCTGAAACGCCAGGGCCGCACTCTCTACGGCTTCGggggttaa